One Aliivibrio salmonicida LFI1238 DNA segment encodes these proteins:
- a CDS encoding DNA-damage-inducible protein J: METRIQFRVAEETKHLAQQMAESQGRTLSGACRKLIEQLAEQQRKAMTHDTWLSEQINTAFKKIDSGEANFIEQQHANSQMEHRKNKIRNRGLS; the protein is encoded by the coding sequence ATGGAAACTAGAATACAATTTCGTGTTGCAGAAGAAACTAAACATTTAGCTCAACAGATGGCAGAAAGCCAAGGCAGAACTCTTAGTGGTGCTTGCCGTAAACTTATAGAACAACTTGCAGAACAACAACGTAAAGCAATGACGCATGATACCTGGTTAAGTGAACAAATTAACACTGCATTTAAAAAAATTGATTCTGGAGAGGCTAATTTCATTGAGCAACAACATGCCAATTCTCAGATGGAACACCGTAAAAATAAGATCCGTAATAGGGGATTATCATGA
- a CDS encoding glycoside hydrolase family 3 N-terminal domain-containing protein, translating to MFRITQFALMYLLSLPLLASSLTPLADDYIEKNGLRKSAAQLLVTGIVADYNNFSYNKKTQELLNLNVGGIIINAYNVPVPHNTNNRNHAIQIIKDFTNSIRSVHVDGSDLLIAVDFESYRYTSLRYPLIAPPSALTLSANNSTKSAFNAGDDAGRQLENVGVNVILGPVLDKDSKLQGTRNTNLMNRSFGSDSKVISVFASEFIRGVSNNRVATFAKHFPGYGFVDSNPHNDDKVDINAPRKTIIEDLKPFSNTSSLLSGVMTSHLYINKSNRPLTVSKSNLDLLINNEHLNSLREKIIITDDISGMASIQQYRNDDGISNSRLVLNAFKAGHDLILISHLEHHSNNKFTVSDVRESIDELEKYVRTKNGLSQLKVSLEKILFLKKKVSLKKQAVNLVNADYLKVIESRNLEIYKNGTINVSSSDVDTNTNFMDFVNSENKVYIVGNSRYFDSIQHNIPASKSVVYTDINELKRGSTKGAVLINKIGLKLSKTVADGNYLVFLVSSLDSYNILESLRLHNTDPSRVLVSVHGSPLPIKTATLLNYKIVTNFDYSPSSAYPLGLILNGHLNPGNLHKSPLELGNGAIFKLSDRMDIEHSGSDSDLTKKISKEGENNLNVKFWLLILPVSLIFGSKIISMSIFSCHAKKSPDLDSRRTFWREALVSKAYFKRKIAILALLFLGFIAIPIFISSPGDFSYIVTSSDYVFETSTVKNIVDILMYVDKFLVKL from the coding sequence ATGTTTCGGATTACCCAATTTGCTTTAATGTATTTATTGTCATTGCCTTTACTCGCTAGCTCTTTAACTCCATTGGCGGATGATTATATAGAGAAAAATGGGCTAAGAAAATCAGCTGCTCAATTGCTAGTAACAGGAATTGTCGCCGACTATAATAACTTCTCGTATAATAAAAAAACGCAAGAATTATTAAATCTGAATGTGGGCGGGATTATTATAAATGCCTACAATGTTCCTGTTCCTCACAATACAAATAACCGTAATCATGCAATACAAATAATAAAAGATTTTACTAATTCAATTCGTAGTGTTCATGTAGATGGGAGTGATCTTTTAATTGCTGTAGATTTTGAAAGTTATAGGTATACATCTCTTCGGTATCCTTTAATTGCACCTCCAAGCGCACTTACGTTATCAGCTAACAATTCTACTAAGTCTGCATTTAATGCCGGAGATGATGCCGGTAGACAATTAGAAAATGTAGGTGTGAACGTTATACTCGGCCCAGTATTGGATAAAGACTCAAAGTTACAGGGTACAAGAAATACAAACTTAATGAATAGAAGTTTTGGTAGTGATTCTAAGGTTATTTCCGTATTTGCTTCCGAGTTTATTAGGGGAGTAAGTAATAATAGAGTAGCGACATTTGCAAAACACTTTCCTGGGTATGGTTTTGTTGATTCAAATCCACATAATGACGATAAGGTCGATATTAACGCTCCAAGAAAAACAATAATTGAGGATTTAAAGCCATTTAGTAATACGAGTTCTCTACTTTCTGGAGTAATGACTTCTCATTTATATATAAATAAGTCGAATAGGCCTTTGACTGTAAGTAAATCAAACTTAGATTTATTGATTAATAATGAACACCTTAATTCTTTAAGAGAAAAAATAATTATAACTGATGACATCTCAGGAATGGCTTCCATTCAGCAGTACAGAAATGATGATGGCATAAGTAACTCAAGACTTGTTTTAAATGCGTTTAAAGCTGGGCATGATCTGATCTTAATTAGTCATTTAGAGCATCATAGTAATAATAAATTTACAGTTAGTGATGTACGAGAATCCATTGATGAACTAGAAAAGTATGTACGAACAAAAAATGGACTGTCGCAGCTTAAAGTATCGTTAGAAAAAATACTGTTTTTAAAGAAAAAGGTTTCATTGAAAAAGCAGGCAGTTAATTTAGTAAATGCTGATTATTTAAAAGTTATTGAAAGCAGAAATTTGGAGATCTACAAAAATGGAACTATTAATGTAAGTAGCTCAGATGTAGATACCAATACAAATTTCATGGACTTTGTGAACTCGGAAAACAAGGTCTATATAGTAGGGAATTCTAGGTATTTTGATAGCATACAACATAATATCCCTGCGAGTAAAAGTGTTGTTTATACAGACATCAATGAACTAAAAAGAGGGAGCACTAAAGGGGCTGTTTTAATAAATAAAATTGGATTAAAACTTTCTAAGACTGTTGCAGATGGAAACTACCTTGTTTTTCTTGTTTCTTCTCTAGATTCGTACAATATCCTTGAATCATTGAGGTTACATAATACTGACCCTAGTAGAGTTTTAGTTTCAGTTCATGGGTCCCCGCTACCAATAAAAACGGCTACTCTTCTTAACTATAAAATAGTGACGAACTTTGACTATTCTCCTAGTTCTGCTTACCCACTTGGCTTAATTCTTAATGGTCATTTAAATCCAGGTAATCTTCATAAATCACCATTGGAATTAGGGAATGGAGCGATATTTAAGTTATCAGATCGAATGGATATTGAACATAGTGGTAGTGATAGTGACTTGACAAAGAAAATAAGTAAAGAGGGAGAAAACAATCTAAATGTTAAATTCTGGCTATTAATTTTGCCTGTCAGTCTTATTTTTGGTTCAAAAATCATTTCAATGAGTATTTTTTCTTGTCATGCAAAGAAGTCTCCAGATCTTGATAGTAGACGTACGTTTTGGAGAGAGGCTTTGGTAAGTAAAGCTTATTTTAAAAGGAAAATTGCGATTTTGGCATTACTGTTTTTAGGGTTTATTGCAATACCTATTTTTATATCTTCACCCGGGGACTTTAGCTATATAGTAACATCTTCTGATTATGTATTTGAAACTAGTACGGTAAAAAATATTGTAGATATATTAATGTATGTTGATAAGTTTCTTGTAAAATTGTAA